One window of the Archangium primigenium genome contains the following:
- a CDS encoding YtxH domain-containing protein, whose product MFFEKKAKLAVKSDLYRKYLAKKLFKELPKYARTQWNDFEPDDALRYVGLTTYKPARASFAGIGAFVIGCAVGGIAALLLTPKTGPELRTDVKDRAIDYLGKQGINVGQEKTANA is encoded by the coding sequence ATGTTTTTCGAGAAGAAGGCCAAGTTGGCGGTGAAGAGCGACCTGTACCGGAAGTATCTCGCCAAGAAGCTCTTCAAGGAGCTGCCGAAGTACGCCCGGACCCAGTGGAACGACTTCGAGCCGGATGATGCGCTGCGCTACGTGGGGCTGACCACCTACAAGCCCGCCCGCGCCTCGTTCGCCGGCATCGGCGCCTTCGTCATCGGCTGCGCCGTGGGTGGCATCGCCGCCCTGCTGCTCACGCCCAAGACCGGCCCCGAGCTGCGCACGGACGTGAAGGACCGCGCCATCGACTACCTCGGCAAGCAGGGCATCAACGTTGGCCAGGAGAAGACGGCCAACGCCTGA
- a CDS encoding PQQ-binding-like beta-propeller repeat protein, with amino-acid sequence MGGLAAAGLLVGCGTPVKMFRNAEAGTSQPPNHFFTVDWWTQLVSPSLLEYAPREQARPAYDERNDRVVTLTRDGVVRSIGDGGKEAWRYSVGNRFYAGAAVHEGTVYVPGTDGALHALDAKTGALRWKYVAGEPLGTTPVVEGELILVASQTDTLFAVKRDTGELAWLYRRDAPAGFTIHRTSAPVVRGQTLWVGFSDGALVSLDLADGGVRWERSLAPGAGSTGQFVDVDTTPVLDNEGHVFAASYTGGLHCLDADSGDVVWTSVSQGITSLSLHGEVVIATGDDRLDTYLADTGRLIWSRGLEERAGLDVELVKGMLLVPVQRSLLFVEPRTGKNLLSWNPAEGVTAPVRVVGGKVYVLSNNGYLYALIMDGRSG; translated from the coding sequence ATGGGTGGGCTCGCGGCGGCGGGCCTGTTGGTGGGTTGCGGCACGCCGGTGAAGATGTTCCGCAACGCGGAGGCCGGCACGTCGCAGCCCCCGAACCACTTCTTCACGGTGGACTGGTGGACGCAGCTGGTCTCCCCCTCGCTGCTCGAGTACGCCCCGCGGGAGCAGGCGCGGCCCGCGTACGATGAGCGCAACGATCGGGTCGTCACGCTCACGCGTGACGGGGTCGTGCGCAGCATCGGGGATGGCGGCAAGGAGGCCTGGCGCTACAGCGTGGGCAACCGCTTCTACGCGGGGGCGGCGGTGCACGAGGGCACGGTGTACGTGCCCGGCACGGATGGCGCGCTGCACGCGCTGGACGCGAAGACCGGGGCCCTGCGCTGGAAGTACGTGGCGGGCGAGCCCCTGGGCACGACGCCCGTCGTCGAGGGCGAGCTCATCCTGGTCGCCTCCCAGACCGACACGCTGTTCGCGGTGAAGCGCGACACGGGTGAGTTGGCGTGGCTCTACCGCAGGGACGCGCCCGCGGGTTTCACCATCCACCGCACCTCGGCGCCCGTCGTACGCGGGCAGACGCTCTGGGTGGGCTTCTCCGACGGCGCGCTGGTCTCGCTGGACCTGGCCGACGGCGGCGTGCGCTGGGAGCGGTCGCTCGCCCCGGGCGCGGGCAGCACCGGCCAGTTCGTGGACGTGGACACGACCCCCGTGCTGGACAACGAGGGGCATGTGTTCGCGGCCTCCTACACGGGCGGGCTCCACTGCCTGGACGCGGACTCCGGCGACGTGGTGTGGACCTCGGTGTCCCAGGGCATCACGTCCCTGTCGCTGCACGGCGAGGTGGTGATCGCCACCGGGGATGACCGCCTGGATACCTACCTGGCGGACACCGGACGGCTCATCTGGTCGCGGGGTCTGGAGGAGCGGGCCGGTCTGGACGTGGAGCTGGTCAAGGGCATGCTGCTCGTGCCCGTGCAGCGCTCGCTGCTCTTCGTGGAGCCCCGGACGGGCAAGAACCTCCTGTCATGGAACCCCGCCGAGGGTGTGACCGCGCCGGTGCGGGTGGTGGGCGGCAAGGTCTACGTGCTGTCCAACAACGGCTACCTGTACGCCCTGATCATGGACGGGAGGAGCGGTTGA
- the era gene encoding GTPase Era, with translation MPSTTHRSGFAALIGRPNVGKSTLLNQLTGEKLAIVSPKPQTTRNRILGVVSRPEGQVAFLDTPGIHQAKGQLNRYMVDVALQAAEEVDLVLFVIEASDKVEVGPGNRVILEQLQKLGKPTFLVINKIDTVAKLVLLPLIDLYRREFPFAEVIPISAKEDDGVEGLFRTVLSHMPEGEPLFPEDVLTDQAERTLVAEYVREQVLRHCHQEIPYSTAVVVDFFDESEREPLPGTPPGKLAGLIRISGSIYVERDSQKAIIIGKQGQMLKTIGTDARKAIQRLLGAHVYLSLRVRVEPRWSERPEGLKKLGYE, from the coding sequence ATGCCTTCAACGACACACCGCAGCGGATTCGCCGCGCTCATCGGCCGTCCCAACGTGGGCAAGAGCACGCTGCTCAATCAACTCACCGGCGAGAAGCTCGCCATCGTGTCCCCCAAGCCGCAGACGACGCGCAACCGGATCCTCGGTGTGGTGTCGCGGCCCGAGGGGCAGGTGGCCTTCCTCGACACGCCCGGCATCCACCAGGCCAAGGGGCAGCTCAACCGGTACATGGTGGACGTGGCCCTGCAGGCGGCGGAGGAGGTGGACCTCGTCCTCTTCGTCATCGAGGCCTCGGACAAGGTCGAGGTCGGGCCGGGCAACCGCGTCATCCTCGAGCAGTTGCAGAAGCTCGGCAAGCCCACCTTCCTGGTCATCAACAAGATCGACACGGTGGCCAAGCTGGTGCTCCTGCCGCTCATCGACCTGTACCGCCGCGAGTTCCCCTTCGCCGAGGTGATTCCCATCTCGGCCAAGGAGGACGACGGGGTGGAGGGGCTGTTTCGCACGGTGCTCTCGCACATGCCCGAGGGCGAGCCGCTCTTTCCCGAGGACGTGCTCACGGATCAGGCCGAGCGCACGCTCGTGGCCGAGTACGTGCGCGAGCAGGTGCTGCGCCACTGCCACCAGGAGATTCCCTACTCCACGGCCGTGGTGGTGGACTTCTTCGACGAGTCCGAGCGCGAGCCCCTGCCGGGCACGCCCCCGGGCAAGCTCGCCGGGCTCATCCGGATCTCCGGCTCCATCTACGTGGAGCGGGACAGCCAGAAGGCCATCATCATCGGCAAGCAGGGGCAGATGTTGAAGACGATCGGTACGGACGCGCGCAAGGCCATCCAGCGGCTCTTGGGGGCGCACGTGTACCTCTCGCTCCGGGTGCGGGTGGAGCCCCGCTGGAGCGAGCGGCCCGAGGGCCTCAAGAAGCTGGGTTACGAGTAG
- the der gene encoding ribosome biogenesis GTPase Der — protein sequence MKPLVAIVGRPNVGKSTLFNRLARRRIALVEDIPGVTRDRHYWDVECEGRFLTLIDTGGFVPGEKDSLLQQVREQAQLAVEECDAIVFVTDARAGLTAADQEVATYLRQSGKPVVVAANKLDSESHTVQAHAAEFFRLGLGEVFAISAEHGLGVGNMMEAVVGKLPPMDDEELAAKAFAETSEDGDALTEIDFGFQPDADDDDLDDDDEDGPGKKAASDTSDKGEADEEGEGDAGPAATADEDEEEERPIRIAIIGRPNVGKSTLVNALLKEKRVVASEVPGTTRDPIDSALTYKDRQVILTDTAGIRRKKTIAHRLEKFSVVAALKSMERSDVAVLLMDATEPAVDQDARLAGIAEEKGRALVIVVNKWDLISTDQRKQELFREELKYALKFVHYAPIVFTSALNGSKVEKVLELAVELADQFRYRSPTPQLNRLLKHIEDNHPAPIVGRGPLRVYYMAQVGTAPPTFAITCNRPEGVPDMYKRYITNQLRKTFDIRVPIRLLFRERPGREKREARKRPKPAGKR from the coding sequence ATGAAGCCTTTGGTCGCCATCGTCGGACGCCCCAACGTGGGCAAGTCCACGCTGTTCAATCGCCTCGCCCGGCGCCGCATCGCGCTGGTGGAGGACATCCCCGGCGTCACCCGGGACCGGCATTACTGGGACGTGGAGTGCGAGGGCCGGTTCCTCACCCTCATCGACACGGGCGGCTTCGTGCCCGGCGAGAAGGACTCGCTCCTGCAGCAGGTGCGCGAGCAGGCGCAGCTCGCCGTGGAGGAGTGTGACGCCATCGTGTTCGTGACGGACGCGCGCGCGGGCCTGACCGCGGCGGACCAGGAGGTCGCCACCTACCTGCGCCAGAGCGGCAAGCCCGTGGTGGTGGCCGCCAACAAGCTCGACAGCGAGTCGCACACCGTGCAGGCGCACGCCGCCGAGTTCTTCCGCCTGGGCCTGGGCGAGGTGTTCGCCATCTCCGCCGAGCACGGCCTGGGCGTGGGCAACATGATGGAGGCGGTGGTCGGTAAGCTGCCGCCCATGGACGACGAGGAATTGGCCGCCAAGGCCTTCGCCGAGACGTCCGAGGACGGCGACGCGCTCACCGAGATCGACTTCGGTTTCCAGCCCGACGCGGACGACGACGATCTGGACGACGACGACGAGGACGGCCCGGGCAAGAAGGCGGCCTCGGACACGTCGGACAAGGGCGAGGCGGACGAGGAGGGGGAGGGGGACGCGGGTCCCGCCGCCACCGCGGACGAGGACGAGGAGGAGGAGCGCCCCATCCGCATCGCCATCATCGGGCGGCCCAACGTGGGCAAGAGCACGCTCGTCAACGCGCTGCTCAAGGAGAAGCGCGTGGTGGCCAGCGAGGTGCCCGGCACCACGCGCGATCCCATCGACTCGGCGCTCACCTACAAGGATCGCCAGGTCATCCTCACGGACACCGCGGGCATCCGGCGCAAGAAGACGATCGCCCACCGGTTGGAGAAGTTCTCGGTGGTGGCGGCGCTCAAGTCCATGGAGCGCAGCGACGTGGCGGTGCTGCTCATGGACGCCACCGAGCCCGCGGTGGACCAGGACGCCCGGCTCGCCGGCATCGCCGAGGAGAAGGGCCGCGCGCTGGTCATCGTGGTGAACAAGTGGGATCTCATCAGCACGGATCAGCGCAAGCAGGAGCTCTTCCGCGAGGAGCTCAAGTACGCGCTGAAGTTCGTGCACTACGCGCCCATCGTCTTCACCTCGGCGCTCAACGGCTCCAAGGTGGAGAAGGTGCTGGAGCTGGCGGTGGAGCTGGCGGACCAGTTCCGCTACCGCTCGCCCACGCCGCAGCTCAACCGGCTGCTCAAGCACATCGAGGACAACCACCCGGCGCCCATCGTGGGCCGGGGACCCCTCCGGGTGTACTACATGGCCCAGGTGGGCACGGCGCCGCCCACCTTCGCCATCACCTGCAACCGTCCGGAAGGCGTGCCGGACATGTACAAGCGCTACATCACCAACCAACTGCGCAAGACCTTCGACATCCGCGTCCCCATCCGGCTGCTATTCCGCGAGCGTCCGGGCCGGGAGAAGCGGGAGGCGCGCAAGCGCCCCAAGCCGGCCGGAAAGCGATAG
- a CDS encoding acyl-CoA dehydrogenase family protein, with amino-acid sequence MDFELPESHRALQASLRDFCERKVRPHAREWDKDEHFPLDVVRELGALGVMGMLVSEEYGGAAMDSLAVAVAVEEIARYDGSLALTVASHNGLGTSHLRVFGNDAQRSKYLPKLATGEWLGAWGLTEPGSGSDAAGMKTTAVRKGDGWVINGAKMFITQGTVGDVFVVLAVTSPEKKQKGITAFLLEKGMKGFSQRSIHGKLGMRSSDTAELVMEDVEVSDWHRLGEVDAGFIDTMKILDKGRITIGALSVGLGRGALEESVRYARERTAFGQPISEFQGLRWMFADMKTEVDAARLLVHRAACLADAGKPYSQEASMAKLFASEAATRACNKAVQIHGGYGYTREFPVERYLRDAKLCEIGEGTSEIQRSIISREVFKQA; translated from the coding sequence ATGGACTTCGAACTTCCCGAAAGCCATCGCGCCCTTCAGGCGTCCCTCCGAGACTTCTGCGAGCGGAAGGTGCGGCCCCACGCGCGCGAGTGGGACAAGGACGAGCACTTCCCCCTGGACGTGGTCCGGGAACTGGGCGCGCTCGGTGTGATGGGCATGCTCGTCTCCGAGGAGTACGGCGGAGCGGCGATGGACTCGCTGGCGGTGGCGGTGGCGGTCGAGGAGATCGCCCGCTATGACGGCTCGCTGGCGCTCACGGTGGCGTCGCACAACGGCCTGGGCACGAGCCACCTGCGCGTGTTCGGCAACGACGCGCAGCGGAGCAAGTACCTGCCCAAGCTCGCCACGGGCGAGTGGCTGGGGGCCTGGGGGCTCACCGAGCCGGGCAGCGGCTCGGACGCGGCGGGCATGAAGACCACGGCGGTGCGCAAGGGCGACGGCTGGGTCATCAACGGCGCGAAGATGTTCATCACCCAGGGCACCGTGGGGGACGTGTTCGTGGTGCTGGCGGTGACCTCGCCGGAGAAGAAGCAGAAGGGCATCACCGCCTTCCTCCTGGAGAAGGGCATGAAGGGCTTCAGCCAGCGGTCCATCCACGGCAAGCTCGGCATGCGCTCCTCGGACACGGCGGAGCTGGTGATGGAGGACGTGGAGGTGTCGGACTGGCACCGCCTGGGCGAGGTGGACGCGGGCTTCATCGACACGATGAAGATCCTGGACAAGGGTCGCATCACCATCGGCGCCTTGTCGGTGGGCCTGGGCCGTGGCGCGCTGGAGGAGTCGGTGCGCTACGCCCGCGAGCGCACCGCCTTCGGCCAGCCCATCTCCGAGTTCCAGGGCCTGCGCTGGATGTTCGCGGACATGAAGACGGAGGTGGACGCGGCGCGCCTGCTGGTGCACCGCGCGGCGTGCCTCGCGGACGCGGGCAAGCCCTACAGCCAGGAGGCCTCCATGGCCAAGCTGTTCGCCTCCGAGGCGGCCACGCGCGCGTGCAACAAGGCGGTGCAGATCCACGGCGGCTACGGCTACACGCGCGAGTTCCCCGTGGAGCGCTACCTGCGTGACGCCAAGCTGTGTGAGATCGGCGAGGGCACGAGCGAGATCCAGCGCTCCATCATCTCGCGCGAGGTCTTCAAGCAGGCGTGA
- the rnc gene encoding ribonuclease III: MTGQQAERVKALEERLGAPFARPELALVALTHKSWINEHRSEGAQDNERLEFLGDAVLNLAVGHRLMERFPLMKEGELTPLRARIVNEEGLSRIARRLALGELLLLGRGEELSGGRDKHSLLANALEAVFAAVYLGEGLAPVMTLVDRHFAEALDGVAQALSRLDYKTKLQEAAQEHLKLTPRYRTVSESGPDHEKIFEVQVLLGEELYATATGRSKKDAEQMAARTALEEWRKRREKPEAPEGMGPAGTPG; this comes from the coding sequence ATGACGGGGCAACAGGCCGAGCGGGTGAAGGCGCTGGAGGAGCGGCTGGGCGCGCCCTTCGCGCGGCCAGAATTGGCGCTCGTGGCGCTCACGCACAAGAGCTGGATCAACGAGCACCGCAGCGAGGGGGCCCAGGACAACGAGCGGCTGGAGTTCCTCGGCGACGCGGTGCTCAACCTCGCCGTGGGCCACCGGCTCATGGAGCGCTTTCCCCTGATGAAGGAGGGCGAGCTCACGCCCCTGCGCGCGCGCATCGTCAACGAGGAGGGCCTGTCGCGCATCGCCCGGCGGCTCGCGCTCGGCGAGCTGTTGCTGCTCGGCCGGGGCGAGGAGCTCAGCGGCGGCCGGGACAAGCACTCGCTGTTGGCCAACGCCCTGGAGGCCGTGTTCGCCGCGGTGTACCTGGGCGAGGGGCTCGCGCCGGTGATGACCCTGGTGGACCGGCACTTCGCCGAGGCCCTGGACGGCGTGGCCCAGGCCCTCAGCCGCCTGGACTACAAGACGAAGCTCCAGGAGGCCGCCCAGGAGCACCTCAAGCTCACGCCCCGCTACCGCACCGTGTCCGAGTCCGGCCCGGACCACGAGAAGATCTTCGAGGTCCAGGTGCTCCTAGGTGAGGAGCTGTACGCCACGGCCACGGGGCGCAGCAAGAAGGACGCCGAGCAGATGGCGGCCCGGACGGCGCTGGAGGAGTGGCGGAAGCGACGGGAAAAGCCGGAAGCCCCGGAGGGAATGGGACCCGCGGGCACGCCGGGCTGA
- a CDS encoding tetratricopeptide repeat protein, whose protein sequence is MAEKSEKMTTTQQEQPVRAPDAFQLYGAEASDWLQKRQQYIGLAVGAVLVLGLIIALVSYFSGRKEESASRELGDALAVMEIPVVTGVDLQPAAEGQEKPFKSEAEKDEKIVESLNGFRAKYPGSNAAAMAALPMGKAEYRRGHYKEALAAFDEFLGKADKADPLTVSAREGQGYAHEALSDLDKALVSFQEMSKLDAGGFLQGMGQYHQARILAAQGKKDEAAKMLSDLKTAQTNTAAGRLATERLAVLVAQGAKVPEPTPAPAATPEAK, encoded by the coding sequence GTGGCCGAGAAGTCCGAGAAGATGACGACGACGCAGCAGGAGCAGCCGGTGCGTGCTCCGGACGCCTTCCAGCTCTACGGTGCCGAGGCCAGTGACTGGCTGCAGAAGCGCCAGCAATACATCGGCCTGGCGGTGGGGGCGGTGCTGGTGCTGGGCTTGATCATCGCCCTGGTGAGCTACTTCTCCGGCCGCAAGGAGGAGAGCGCGTCCCGGGAGCTGGGTGACGCCCTGGCGGTGATGGAGATCCCGGTGGTGACGGGCGTGGACCTGCAGCCCGCGGCCGAGGGCCAGGAGAAGCCCTTCAAGAGCGAGGCGGAGAAGGACGAGAAGATCGTCGAGTCGCTCAACGGCTTCCGCGCGAAGTACCCGGGCTCGAACGCCGCGGCCATGGCGGCCCTGCCCATGGGCAAGGCCGAGTACCGCCGGGGCCACTACAAGGAGGCCCTGGCCGCCTTCGACGAGTTCCTCGGCAAGGCGGACAAGGCGGACCCGTTGACGGTGTCGGCGCGCGAGGGCCAGGGCTACGCCCACGAGGCGCTGTCGGATCTGGACAAGGCGCTCGTGTCCTTCCAGGAGATGTCCAAGCTCGACGCGGGCGGCTTCCTGCAGGGCATGGGGCAGTACCACCAGGCGCGCATCCTCGCGGCGCAGGGCAAGAAGGACGAGGCGGCCAAGATGCTGTCGGATCTGAAGACGGCGCAGACGAACACGGCGGCGGGCCGGCTCGCCACCGAGCGGCTCGCGGTGCTGGTGGCGCAGGGCGCGAAGGTGCCCGAGCCCACGCCGGCTCCGGCGGCGACCCCGGAAGCGAAGTAG